TCGAACAGTTGATCCATGCTCGAACGTTATCGGGTCGGGCGTGTTGCGGCTAGCTGCAACTGCGCGGCTCAGCTGCTCGCTCGTGGATGCTCGCGCTATAGCTGCTCGCCCGGCACCGCGAAGGTGTCGCAGGCGTTCGCTCCGCCGTTCAGCCCGGCGAGGAACCAGCGCTGCCGGGACTCGCTCGACCCGTGCGTCCAGGTCTCGGGGTTCACCTGACCCTGCGTCGATTCCTGGATGCGGTCGTCGCCGATCACCTCGGCGGCGTTCAGGGCGTCGGCGACCTGCGCGTCGGTGACCGGCTCGAGGAACGGCGTACCGGATTCGTCCGGCACGGTCGAGGCGGCTCCCGCCCAGGCGCCGGCAAAGCAGTCGGCCTGCAGTTCGAGGCGGACGGCATCGGATGTCGGACCGGTGTCGCCGCGCTGCACCTGGTTCATGATGCCGGTGATGTTCTGGATGTGGTGGCCCCACTCGTGGGCGACCACATACTCTTCGGCAAGCGGTCCGCCCTGGGCGCCGAACCGGGTGCGCAAGTCGTCGTAGAACGCCGTGTCGATGTACACGGTCGCGTCGGGCGGGCAATAGAACGGTCCAACGGCGCTGGTGGCGTTGCCGCATCCGGTGCCGACCGCTTCTTGAAACAGCACGAACGCGGGCAGCGTGTACTCGGCGCCGAGTTGGCCTTCCCAGTAGGCGTCGAGCGACTGCGCGGT
This Salinibacterium sp. ZJ450 DNA region includes the following protein-coding sequences:
- a CDS encoding neutral zinc metallopeptidase codes for the protein MTFNDGARSGGPRASRRGRNAGIAVGGGGIAVVALVLISQLFGVDLSGLLGGGTGTDQGAPGNDTPVANCETGADANENLDCRLDFTAQSLDAYWEGQLGAEYTLPAFVLFQEAVGTGCGNATSAVGPFYCPPDATVYIDTAFYDDLRTRFGAQGGPLAEEYVVAHEWGHHIQNITGIMNQVQRGDTGPTSDAVRLELQADCFAGAWAGAASTVPDESGTPFLEPVTDAQVADALNAAEVIGDDRIQESTQGQVNPETWTHGSSESRQRWFLAGLNGGANACDTFAVPGEQL